Genomic window (Aquimarina sp. BL5):
TATAATTTTATTAAATTTTTATAATTCATATGCTCAAGAAGAATCTTTTTCTTGAGCATATGTTTTTTAATTCCAATTCTAATAGAATGATAAAAAAATTAATTTATGTAAGTGTTCTCAGTTTCATTTTTTTAATTACCGGTTGTAGATCAAAAACTACAGAACGTATCGATATAACGAATAAACTATTAGGAAAAGACAAACATTTAGAAGTCCAAAAAACGAATAGGAATACCACCCATATAGGTGTTATAACGAATTCTAATTATGGGACAACTCATAGTTATAGTTATAAATTTACAGTGAATAATGGAGATATAGATTGGGATGGAGGCACTGCGGAACCTAAACATCTTCTTTTTTGTAAAGATTCTGTTTATATTCATTATCTCAAAGAAAAATACATTTCGGTAAAATCTAAAGATTCAATTGGTAATATAGTTGAAAAAGATGGTTATTATGCCGTTCAGGATGTATTTGAAGTCTATATCGATAAGCGTTATTTTTTTAAATTCTTTGGAGATGATTATTGGGTAGAGGTCTCATCTGAAAAATATAACCTTCAAAAAGAATCTTGTACTGAATATAACATCCCAAATGACAATGAGTTATCACTACCTAGTATTATAATAGATTAATAATTCTTTGGTTTTTTTAAACCAAAGAACGGATGTAATATTGGAATCTTTAGAATAATCCAATGATAGATCATCCAGCTACCGCCAAAAGTGCCTAGAACTAGTATGATAAATTTTGATAACAACCCCCAATCAAGGTGCATGATGTAATATCCAATGATTATAGTGATCGTTTGATGTAAAATATAAAAAGGATAGACAGCTCTATTGCAATAGGCAAGTAGATTACTTTTTGTGTTTAAAAATTTAGCTCCATATCCTAAAATAACCAAAATCCAAGACCATAGATTAGTTACTTTTATAAATGCTTCGATGCAATGAATAAGAAGGCTATCTTGGCCTTGTATCCATATAAAAAGCTGAATAGAAAAAGTAGCAATCCCTATCATAAGAGCTTTGGACTTTATAAGATTAAGACTTTTCCAGAATACCTTACCTGAAGCGATAAGTATAAAACCAAATAGAAAGAAGGCTAAAGAGTTTATAAAATTAAACCAATCATCAATCAACGCATGCGTAATATCAAAAAAGGGTTCTATTAATACTTCGAAAAAGTATAATGGTATAATAAATAGATATAATCCATACGGTTTTTGAAGCTGTTGTTGTATCCAAATAGTAAGTTTTGGAGCACCTCTTTTAATTTTTATAAATAGAGGAGAAAGAATAATAGAAAATATTAAGAGATAAGGCAAAAACCATAAGTGATGCCAGCTAATGTTTCCTTCTGGGTATACTCCTGTAAAGGCTTCAGTTGTTAAATACTCAACATAAGATCCGCTGAATTGATTAGTGACTAATCTTTCAAAATAAACCTGCGGGGGGACAATGAATAACATTCCAAATAATAAAGGAATCAATAGTCTTTTAATTCGTTCCATATTAAACTGCCAAAGATTTCGATAAGACAGGGCATAAAATGTACCCATACCCGAGATGACAAACAGAACTGGTAAACGCCATTGGTTTAAAAAGAGCATTGGCCAACGAATCCAATCGTAAATTACGTTGTTTTTAATATGCCATCCCCAAGGAACGAAAAACATTCCTACGTGATAAAAAATAAGTAATCCAAATACAATAACACGTAGCCAATCTAAATCGTAACGACGAATCTTTTTATCCATAACTTTTGAAAAATTTGTTTCCTCAAAAGTGGAATATTTCTCTTCTAATTGGATAGGAAATGAATCAAATTATGTGTAGAATTATAATTTTGGACGTTTTCTAATAGGTATTAGTCAGTTTTTTGAAGTGTGACAAATGCTTTGGGAGATATTGCTACATGTTTTTTGAATGCATTGTAAAATGCTGATTTTGATTTAAATCCTACAGAGTTTCCAATCGCTTCGATGGTAAGGTGACTATATTCCGAATCTATTAAACGACTTTTAGATGCTTCAATCCTATATTGATTGATAAAATCATTAAAATTAAGATCAGTGTATGTATTAATTACCTGAGAGATATAATTGGAGCTTGAGTTTAACTCTTCGGCCAAACTTTTTAAGGAAGCAGAACTCAGTAGATAAAAATTGTTCTTCTCCACAAATTGCTTGATATCATTAATTGAAATTTCCTGACTCTTAAATTTTGAAGTTTCGTATTTATCCGCAATCCAGGAATTTTCAAAAAAACGAGATTCTGATAATAATATGACACAAGTAATACCAACTATGATCGTATTAAAAATGAATATAAAATGATCTCCACCGTCATCTTCAAAATTTATATACACGATAAATATGAGCAAGAAAAAAGCAAGAAGTCCAAGAGAGGTATTTTTGGAGAAATCGAATTTATTAATCCTTGTGTTTTCTGCGCTTAAGATTTTCTTTTTAGTTCTGTTTATTAGAATAAGACGCATTGATAAAATGATGTAAAAAACAAAACTTGCTAAAATCAACCATCTAAATTCATCTTTAATCCATAAGTAACTATAATCAGTGTCTTTAGGAATTATCACTTTTTCTATATCATCATAATAAGCCCCTAAGTAAGCATTAACTTTAATAGATATTGGTTGAAGATAATATTGTATTTGGGATAAGAAATATAAAACAGATGGTACTAAATGAATCCAATGTTTTTTTAAAGTGATTGATTTTCGTGTAAGTAGCGTATATACAAAAAGGTATATTGATGGAGCCAGCAGTAGTACTAATGGTTCTGTACTATCATTAAAATGAGGTATATATTTTATTAGACCTGTATAGCATAAGAAAACATCTGTAGCAATGATAGATTGGATTAATAATGACCAACCATAGATTCTGAAGGCATTATTTTTATTAGAAGTACGAAGTAAGAGAACAAAGCTTACTAACAATCCGATAAAAATACCCAGACTAATAAAATAGGAGACAAAATCGTGTCTTATCGGAATTTGTTCTAGTACTTGATTAATGTTTCCCATACGAATACAATATTAATCAGTAATAAAATCGGTCAATTTTTGAGGCCCTTCCAGAGGTACTCTAATAATTTTGAGAGTTCCATCTTCTGTAGTAGCGATTTGCCATTTGATTAAAGTAATATTTCCATTTTCGATTTCAATTCCGGTGATAGATCTTGGATGGACACAGCTTCCATCATTAAATAGTGCTAATTCGCCTGCTTCGGGAAAACGAGGACGATGAGTGTGACCTATAATAGTAAACTGGTTTCTATGATTAGCAATCCATTTTTTCATACGTCTTTCTACCTTAATCATTTCTGTATAATTCTTTGCAGGGCTTGTTGGATCTGATATTCCTATAACTTGTAGTGACCTCCATAAGAAACGTACTAGAAACCTATTAATTCTCCATCCTACATAATTCATGAAGTCTACCTGATGCCCGTGTAGTAAGAAAATTTCTTGTTGAGTGTCCTTGTGCTTTAGAATAATTGCTTCGTGATATTCGATACCTGGAAATAAAGGGACATCCTTTCCTAATTTAGGATCAAAGTAAAAAGACAACTGTTTTTTTACATGTTTTGGATCACGATAGACCATGTCGTGATTTCCCCAAATCATTGCTAGTCTGTCTTCAGCATGTAATTTTTGAAGTAAACCATAAACATTTTTGTGAGCTCTGAGAATAATTTCAAAATGTAAATTTTCCCATAACTCATCTCCATCTCCTAATTCACAATAGGTAAAACCTTCATTATAATAATGTGTCAATGCGTGGAAGTAAATATTTCTATTATTCGCAAAATCATCTGCAAAACTATTATCACCTCTATGGCAATCACTAAATAAGATAAACTTAGAACTGTCATCAAAAGAAATGATTTTTGCATTCTTATAAGCGCGATCCAGACGGGATTGGGATGACATATAAAGTACTTTTTGTATAAATATACAATACTATATGTTTTTTTGTAGATACTATTTAATAAATATTAATGATGGCTTAGTATCTGTTTTTTTTGTAAATGAAAATTACTTAAAATCATCAGGAAAGCAACTATATATAGCCACCAAGTCTGACTATAGTTAAGATAATAGGCGATCAGTAGAATAGAAAGCCCAGAAGTGTATAGTAAAATATTAATCCAGGATTTGTTTTTATAATGCTTCCACATGAGTATCATACTACCCAAAAGAAATGTTGTAAGAATAATATATTTCCATTTAGAGTTGTATTCCAGTTGCCCGAATCCTATAAAACTAAAAAAGGAAGCATAAGCTGCCCAACAGAAGGCACATTTTGGGAATAGAAAAAACACAACAGCAGATAGTATGTTCAGAGCGCTCATTTTCTTTGTGTGATTACCGACTTGCTTTATTGAACCTTTGGTAGCACAAGAACAGGAGTTTTTGTTTGAAGTATACATTTGCTGTTGTGTTTTTAGAATTAAACTTGATTATGGGCAAAAAGAAGTGTTAAAATGATATATTATTTAAAGTAATCAGGGAGAAGTGAATACAATGTTTTGTAAAAACCTCTCTCTGATTATGATAACATTGACTAATTAGACGGTTTTTTAGGCTTTCCTTTTTCCCATTGTGCTTTGCCAAGCAGCCAACTAAAATCCCCACTTAACTGGTCTCCTGATATTGCTTTTCCATTTTTATACTCATAGATTCCAGCACTAGAGTGGCATCCCATGCAGCTTTCCGTACCAAAAATGGTAATATCACTTACGGGATTTGCTTCCATAAGATTAGCAGCTGATTGATTTCCTGTTTGGAAAAAAGTCTCCATGGTGATATTGGTTAGTAACGCCAGATTAGGATTGCCACCAGGTTTGTTGACTACAGATTCTGGCACTTTATATCCAGCTTCTGTATGATTTCCTGGAAGAGCGTTTTGATCTAAAGGATATTGAGTATCGATTAGTTGGTAATATTGCCAAACACTTTTTTGTTGTTTAAAATAGGTTTGCATCTTTTCGTTTACTCGCTTTACTCGTACAGGAATATCAACCATACGTTTAGCTTGAGTCTTCATAGTATCGCTTTTGGCATAGTACATATCTGTATTACTACTAGATATAGTCCAAAAATCTCCGTGTGCTCCTTTATTATGAGTATAGGTCGTCCCACCGTTTGTTACATCCAAATTTACTGGACATATCTCACAATTTGGGTCTGTAAGTGAAGGAGAGATTACAGTTGTTTTTTCATCTTTTTCGATTACGTTTTGGTCTAGGTTATCAATATGCTCGAATGTAGACCAAACCCATTGCTTTCCGGTTGGAGTTTTTTGACTGATATGAAAACCAATCATTCCTAAATCTTTTTTAACTAAAGTAGAATCAGGACTGATGATATATCCTTCTTCCCTGTAGTATCTTTCTTTATGATCTTTATCCGTAAGTATTTTCCAGGCAAATTTGATTTCTATTGCTCCCAGCTTACTCTTTTTATAATCTCCTTTTGGAAAGTTGGCAATACCACTTTCAGAAAACTTGGTCTGTCCGTTTTTATTATACAACTTGTTTGTAACGATATAATCAAACTCTTCTTTATTCATTAATACTTCGTATACTACGACACTTCCGTTTTGATCAAATAGTTTTCCTGCAAACGCTTGGTTTACTTCATCAGCTATATCAAAGTTTTTAGGGGTTGTAGGTGTAGCAGAAGAGAGAACTATTCTAGAATTGGTGTCATTTATAGCGTTTTCGGATAAATTCAATCCAGATGCTGTTCTCGGACTTCCCCAAGGAGCAGGCGTTTTTCCATCCTTGCGATATACCTGGAAAGCTTCTTTCCAACCTAACCAGGTAGGCTCTCCTTTATCTGTAAATTTCTCCGCTGGTTTTCCTTTTTTATCTCTAGGCCACATAATTGCTATAAATGCTTGCCAGCTATATTCATTGAACTTTTCATTAAGCTTGAATATATTCTTTTTGTCTTTTAATTTTTTTTGAATCACTGGATTTACGTCTACAGGAATGTCTGCAGAAAACTTAACAGGAGCAGGAATTTTTTTATAATCATTCTCATTTATAGTTATTGCTGCTTTATCATTATTCCCTTCTATCGTTACCTTATCATCACAAGAAAATAGTAGTAATGAAATACATAAAATCAATACGAGTTGATTCAAATTTGAATAGAAAAATTGTAGTGTGTGTTTCATAGTATAAAAAAATTTAAGGTTATTAGTGATAATTTTGATGAGCATGTCTTCTTTTCCAAAAAAGCGATGTAGTATATCGATCTTCTTGAGCATAGTATTCTTGTCTCTTTTTCAGATATGCTTTATAATCTTGAGTAATGATTTGCTGATATTTTTGTAATCCGAATCGATCCCCTTTTAGATCATCTAGGGTAGCATAAGCTGCAAACTGACTCATGGTTAATGATTTAAAAATCCCTAAGGATGAAATAGGGTCATAACACGAAGCTGCATCACCTACTGCAAGCCAAGAATCACCAGTAACAGCGCTAAGATATTGCGTATGAGCTGCTGTTACCTGAGGCTGTGAGAGGTATGCAGTATCTTTTATTCTGTTGTTAGTGTGTTTGGTATTGTGTAAAAGATTATTAAAAGCTTCTCTTTTCCGAAGTTGTAATCGGTTTGCAATATCAGCATCTGTCATATAGCCAACTACGATAGTTTTATTAGGTAATGTAGCGCTATACCACCATCCATTTTGATCGGTTTCTACACAGGTGCCGCTACCTATTCCAGAATGATCCTTATGCTCATCTTTTGTATTATAAATACAATAAACCCCAACCATCTGGTCCTTCTTAATCTTAGTAGATTTCTGGAGACTAGAGAATGCAGCTTTTTTGCCAGTGGCATCTATTACAAAATTGGATTTTAAAGTTATGTTGTCTTGTTTGGAATTAGTTTCCAAAATCCAATGTTTAGATTTCTTCTTTGATGCTGTAATACTAGTTTCAAAATAGAAGAGAATATCTCTTTTTTGCGCTTCTTTAATCATAAATTGATCAAAAGCGATTCGATCCAAATGCCATCCGTATCCATAAGGAGAGTACATATACTCATTATGATATAGTTCAGAGGATCCCCAAGCAGCTGAGGTTCCATAGGCAGTTACAAAATTACACTCTAGAAAAGAACTCCAAATCCCCAATTTTTGCAATTGCTGAGAGGCATGCGGAGGTAATGTTTCTCCTATTCGATATATACAAGCGTTATTAGGGTTGAAAGATGGTTTGCGTTCCATAATGGCAATACGAAGTTCAGGAGCTTCATTTTTTAAAGCAATTGCAGTAGCACATCCTGCTACACCGCCACCTATCACAACGACATCATATGTATATGGATTGTTCTTCATTAGCTAGGATCTTGTTTTACGGCGATCCATTGTGCAACTACACCAGCAGGAGCAGTAGATTTTCCATTAGGACCCGTTGGATGTGGAATGGCTCTTACGATAGATCCAACGATAGCAGGACGTTGATCAATGCCGTTCATCCAATTAGGGACATAATATCCTAAATAGTTATAAATCCACTCTGCGCCTCCTGCAATTCCTTTTCCTTGAAATTGTAATGTAAAAGGATTTCCATATCCAATAGAACCGCTTAGTTTTAGTTCCCATCCTGGACCATATATCAAACCATCCAGAGTTTGCATAGGAGCTTCGTTTATTTTTATGTTTCCTCTTCCAAATTCTAATGAATCAAAATCTGCATCTAAGTCAGGATTGCTTAGAAAACTTCTATAAGTCCATATCCCGGTGAGGATTTCAGGAACTGAATTAGTTGATGTGTTCATAATGATTTAATTGTTGTTATTTTCTTTGTTTGACTCTCCAAAACTTTGCCCTAATACACGATCTCCAGGTTTTACAGGATCACCAAGTGCGTCATTATTTCGCTCTATTTGATAAAATTGCCTTGTAATTCCTGTTCCTTCAGCAATTAAAAATCCAAGGTCTTTCCATGCTTGAACCATTTGTAAATCACCAGCTTTATTATTAGGAATTCCTGATGCCCAATATACTTGCGATCCGTTTAAAGATTCTGGAACCACGATAGGTCTGTGAGCCGGCCACCAAGGAATGTTATATGCTATTTGCTGTTCTACCGGATCACCAGTTGACTCGGGATAAATATTGTTCCATTTTTCATAAGTGATATTTATATTTTGAAACGTACATTCATGAAAATCTGCTTGCCAAGGGATACCTATATATTTAGTAAGATCTCCAGGTTCTAAACCTTCTGCTAGATTAGGAGCAGTACTACCATCTGTATTAGCAATCGGTTTTGGAATACTTAATCCTCCAGCGATATAGGTGGCGTGTTTAATTCTATATGGTTCACTATAGATAGCAGGATTGTTAACAATCCACGAAAGTTCTCCTCCAGGACAAAACGCACCTCCTAGTACATTACTCAATACACCTCTGTCAATACCGATGCCTGTTGTAGGAGGATGTACCCATGGATTGGTACATTTCTTATTGCTCTCTCCCCATTCAGTGCATTCATTCACAAATTTTCCGTTTGCCCATTGTTTTAAAAAGAACAACTGTGTTTCTGTCATAGAAAGAAACTTCTCTGGAGCCGTATTACTAAGCGGATTATTACCGCAGAGCATAGGCATTAAACGTGGTTTGTTAGACGTAGAGTTATAGTTTCCTTCTACTTCATAGTCATTAAGTTGGTTTGTTTGTCTCATAATTCCAAGTACAAATTGCCTTAATCTGTAGTAGGGATCTTCTCCATTTTCGGGAGGTATCGAAAGCGTATCATAGTTTAAATTTCCACCAGTTCCTCGATTATGAGGATCACCACCACCAAAAAAGTCAAAAACAAAGGTGTATTTAAAGTCATCAGGCCTGCGCAATTGCGGCCATAACTCTTTATAAAATTTTGGATAATAATCGGGATTGTATCGTGCTTCATTTCTCCATATATCGAACTCTTCTTGAGTTTTAGGACTGTTGTTTTCTTTTGTAAAAGGAGGTACACCAAACACTTGTGGGTCATATGCCATTTTACGAACAAAAAGATCATACATCTTTTCATCCATAGTGATCATGTCTTCCATTTCTGGAACGTATCTTGGATATCCTACTACAACCCAAGCAGGAACTTGTACGTCCATTGTTCCTTTAGTTTTAGTTTTTATTTCTTTATCGCCATCATAGGTAATATCCGTAAATGTATATTCGATTTTAGCGGTAACAGGGCCATCAGAGATATCATCAAACCAACCGTCATTATTTACAAAACTTTCAATGACAGGGGTTGTAGTAGATCCTGAATTACCATTTCCTCCCAACACAATTAGTCGGATGTTTTTTTCCTGTTCATTAACCATTAGACTACCCAATGTTTCAATAGAATTCGGTTGTATGTCTGAAGGCGGAAAAGTTTGCGGATATGATACTTTTTTGTACTTACTTGTATCCATCTTCTTACTTTCCGAACCAAATTTGGCAAAAGCACCTTTGTTGTTTTTAAGGTTTACCGTAAGTGGCCCAGGATCAATAATAAGTTGTCTTCTTAAATCAGGTCGTGTTACTTCAGGATTACGAAGCGGATGACTAGGAGCATATCCATGTTCTCCATCAGTTTCCTGAAATTCATACCAGGAAGCTTTTTTATTTGCTAAATGTACAGTCCAATCAATATCAGTGACTTTTCCCTGGACCATTCTTGGTGCTGTTACTGCAGTTTGATATACAAAATTATAAGTGCCTCCAACTTTAATTTCTTCCCCTTCAGTATCTTCTTCGTTTTTGTAAGCAAATATTCTAAATCGAGCAGCTTGTTTCTTGATTTTAGATAAATCACTACTGTCTTTGAAAGAGCTTACTCTGATTGGATTTCCTTTTGAGTCTTTTTGTTCTCTTCCCATTTCATCACAAGCGATAGGCAATGTTCCAGGTTGCTCTGGAGTAAGATAAAAATCGTCATCAGTATTACCAAGTCTTGCAATTCCGATACTTGGGTGAATTTTAAAAGTAGTATATGTATTGTCCATTTGTGTTGCTTTAATTTAGTCCATGAAGTTTAAGGATACACCATCGATGTATACAGCGTTGTCTATCTGTTTTCCATCAATACCAAGAATCACTAGTTGTATCGTAATGTCTTTTGCGCCATTGTTCAAGATGCGTTGTACAGCATCTGTGGCATTAATTTTATAATTTCTGGGTTCATGGTGATGTAATTGTCTAAAGTCAAATTGTCTGGTTTTATCCAGAGGTAAATTACAATGTCCAGGGCCTCCATAACAACTTCCGTGAAACGTGGAGATTTCCTCCACAAAGTGATCGTTACCTTTTGTCGGAGTATCGATAGTAGCATCAGGAGCGTTTAAGAATACTCTGATATGTGCATTTTGTAGATTTCCTCGTTGAACTCTATGGATTTTGATTTCAGCTTTGCGGTGAGTGTCTAATGTATTTGTTGAAACTTTAGTAGGTGCACTATTAAATTTTACCAATCCTACTTTACTGGATACATCGTAAAACACAGAATCTCTCATATATGTATATCCTAACTTTTGGATATTTATAGTATCCTGAACAGTCATAGACCAAGGAGCTAAAACAGCATTCATTTCCTGAGGAGTTCCTGTATGTAATTCTTGCCATCGAGCCCATAATCTATCAACATTAGAATGATGTGCCCAAAACAAAGGGTCGAAGGCTGTAATTCTGTTGTCAGTCATCCACCCATAAACTGGATTTTCCTTGCTTTGTGGGTCAGCAGTAAGCTTTAGTTTTTGATATATTTTTTTCCACTCATCACTATTATCCGGATAACAAGGATTGGTACCACCAGAAAAATTATGCATACCATTGTGCACTTTTTCTAAAGCCCCATAATGATGGTCATAAGAAGGCCCTCCTCCAAAATCCCCAAAGTTATCCATGGATAGGAGCAAGTTTATATCATCTTTGGTTGGATATTGTGATAATGGACCCATAGATCCAGGCCATCGATTTGGAAACCATAAAGGATTGGTTTCTTTAAGGATATCATAGATAGCTCGGATTTTATCCGACCATACGGCTACATTATTGACATTAATGATTTCATAAGGAATTCCAGCAGCTTTTAAGAAACGCAGACCTGAATTATAAATCGTTCCTTTTTTTACAATTTTTTCTAAGGCTGAAATCTCTTTCTTAGTTAATATGGATTTCCCTTCTGAAGTTTTTTTGTCTTTGAGTTTGTCTAATCCTTTTTGAGTTAGATAACATCCATAAGCTTCTGGAAGGACACCCAGATCATATTCTTTGTTGTTAAAGGTATTCTTATTTTGATCTGCATAATCTGTCCAAGACCAATATGGCAATGCAATATTCTGATCATAATCCTGTAATTTTTGCTCAAAAAAGTATAAATATAATCTGTGCCAAGTGGTAAATTGTTCCCATCCGTGCTGACAAGAATCTGTATGTATTCTTGCCCAATAGTCAAAACTTCTTTCATCTTGCCAGAAGTCTGTATATTGAAACATACAGTTCAGTGCTTCTCTAAAGGTGTTCAATTCTTCAGGTGTAAGAGAACTTACCTCTTTTCTAATTGTAAGTCCTTTATTATCCTTGTGATCTTGATTGGTTTTATTAGTAGATACCTGATGAAGTAATTCTCCATTGGCCAGTGCCAGATGATTATTACTGGTAGAAGCTTGTAGCACTTTCGATGCGTTTTTTTGCTCTTCTTCTAAAGTTAATGGACAATCTGCATCGATCCAGTTAGTAATAGTTTGTATTTGGTCTGCAGAAGCTGTTGCAGATGCATCCCACAATAATTTTGGAAAAATACTACCATCAAAAGGATAGTGTCCTTTTAATCCTATAATAATTGCAGATTGGTCACTTCGTTTTTGAGATGGACTACTTCCGCCTCCACCGCCAGAACCTCCTGATGGCCAGCAATCGCCTATAGAAGTTGTTGTAGGTGGTTGTTGTACAGCAGATACCGCTGGCTGCATTGAAGCAGTGTCGGAAGAATTTTTTTGTGATCCACAACATCCTTCACTACTTGTAGTTGGTTGTTTGGCAGCAGTAGGAACCGAAGATATACCTTTTGATCCGCAACACCCATCAGATGTCTGATTAGAATTAGAACCATCTTTTGGAGCAATCAGTCGTTGTCCATATAAAGAGGCTGTCATAAAAGTTTTTGGATTTAACCAAAAAGCATGCAACCCTTGATAGCTGGGGATTGCTTTTCCTTGAAGTGTATTAAGAATTTCTTTTACCTGTTCATATTGAGATTTTCTTTTCTTTTTACCAGCCATAATTGTGTGTTATATTTTTAATTGACCCATGCTTCTCAAAGTTAGATATAGGAGGGAAAATTTGGTATAGGTATAAATACCTGTTTTCTCATTGATTGCCTGTTTTTAGGCCGTTAAATGTTTTTGTTAAAAAAATTACCTGCTTGTTTAGTGTTCTAAAAACAGGAGTTTATACGCTTTTTTTCTTTGAAAGAATGATAAAACTTTGAGGAAATCCCCGGCTTAGAATTCACAACTTTTAAATACTAAACAACATGTTTATTTTAACTTTTAAAGAAGTTTCAGATCATGATGATGTGGACATTGCGATTATTGGAGCAGGTATTTCTGGTCTGTATTGTGCATATCGATTGATTAATGATCCAACTTACTCAGGAAAAAATTGCGATATATGAACGTCTAAATTGAACTGGGGGTAGACTACAATCGGATTTGATTCCTATTCGTGGAAATCCATTCTCTTCTTTAAACAATAATCCTAATCAAACATTACAGGACGGAGTTGCGGCTAATCCTTGTGTTCAATATATTCAGTGGGGAGTTTATACCGAAAATCCTGTAGCAAAAGGTTCTGTAACCAATATTCCATTCGAAAAACAAAAGG
Coding sequences:
- a CDS encoding metallophosphoesterase family protein, with the translated sequence MSSQSRLDRAYKNAKIISFDDSSKFILFSDCHRGDNSFADDFANNRNIYFHALTHYYNEGFTYCELGDGDELWENLHFEIILRAHKNVYGLLQKLHAEDRLAMIWGNHDMVYRDPKHVKKQLSFYFDPKLGKDVPLFPGIEYHEAIILKHKDTQQEIFLLHGHQVDFMNYVGWRINRFLVRFLWRSLQVIGISDPTSPAKNYTEMIKVERRMKKWIANHRNQFTIIGHTHRPRFPEAGELALFNDGSCVHPRSITGIEIENGNITLIKWQIATTEDGTLKIIRVPLEGPQKLTDFITD
- a CDS encoding acyltransferase family protein, with translation MDKKIRRYDLDWLRVIVFGLLIFYHVGMFFVPWGWHIKNNVIYDWIRWPMLFLNQWRLPVLFVISGMGTFYALSYRNLWQFNMERIKRLLIPLLFGMLFIVPPQVYFERLVTNQFSGSYVEYLTTEAFTGVYPEGNISWHHLWFLPYLLIFSIILSPLFIKIKRGAPKLTIWIQQQLQKPYGLYLFIIPLYFFEVLIEPFFDITHALIDDWFNFINSLAFFLFGFILIASGKVFWKSLNLIKSKALMIGIATFSIQLFIWIQGQDSLLIHCIEAFIKVTNLWSWILVILGYGAKFLNTKSNLLAYCNRAVYPFYILHQTITIIIGYYIMHLDWGLLSKFIILVLGTFGGSWMIYHWIILKIPILHPFFGLKKPKNY
- a CDS encoding LodA/GoxA family CTQ-dependent oxidase, giving the protein MDNTYTTFKIHPSIGIARLGNTDDDFYLTPEQPGTLPIACDEMGREQKDSKGNPIRVSSFKDSSDLSKIKKQAARFRIFAYKNEEDTEGEEIKVGGTYNFVYQTAVTAPRMVQGKVTDIDWTVHLANKKASWYEFQETDGEHGYAPSHPLRNPEVTRPDLRRQLIIDPGPLTVNLKNNKGAFAKFGSESKKMDTSKYKKVSYPQTFPPSDIQPNSIETLGSLMVNEQEKNIRLIVLGGNGNSGSTTTPVIESFVNNDGWFDDISDGPVTAKIEYTFTDITYDGDKEIKTKTKGTMDVQVPAWVVVGYPRYVPEMEDMITMDEKMYDLFVRKMAYDPQVFGVPPFTKENNSPKTQEEFDIWRNEARYNPDYYPKFYKELWPQLRRPDDFKYTFVFDFFGGGDPHNRGTGGNLNYDTLSIPPENGEDPYYRLRQFVLGIMRQTNQLNDYEVEGNYNSTSNKPRLMPMLCGNNPLSNTAPEKFLSMTETQLFFLKQWANGKFVNECTEWGESNKKCTNPWVHPPTTGIGIDRGVLSNVLGGAFCPGGELSWIVNNPAIYSEPYRIKHATYIAGGLSIPKPIANTDGSTAPNLAEGLEPGDLTKYIGIPWQADFHECTFQNINITYEKWNNIYPESTGDPVEQQIAYNIPWWPAHRPIVVPESLNGSQVYWASGIPNNKAGDLQMVQAWKDLGFLIAEGTGITRQFYQIERNNDALGDPVKPGDRVLGQSFGESNKENNNN
- a CDS encoding NAD(P)/FAD-dependent oxidoreductase is translated as MKNNPYTYDVVVIGGGVAGCATAIALKNEAPELRIAIMERKPSFNPNNACIYRIGETLPPHASQQLQKLGIWSSFLECNFVTAYGTSAAWGSSELYHNEYMYSPYGYGWHLDRIAFDQFMIKEAQKRDILFYFETSITASKKKSKHWILETNSKQDNITLKSNFVIDATGKKAAFSSLQKSTKIKKDQMVGVYCIYNTKDEHKDHSGIGSGTCVETDQNGWWYSATLPNKTIVVGYMTDADIANRLQLRKREAFNNLLHNTKHTNNRIKDTAYLSQPQVTAAHTQYLSAVTGDSWLAVGDAASCYDPISSLGIFKSLTMSQFAAYATLDDLKGDRFGLQKYQQIITQDYKAYLKKRQEYYAQEDRYTTSLFWKRRHAHQNYH
- a CDS encoding helix-turn-helix domain-containing protein, translated to MGNINQVLEQIPIRHDFVSYFISLGIFIGLLVSFVLLLRTSNKNNAFRIYGWSLLIQSIIATDVFLCYTGLIKYIPHFNDSTEPLVLLLAPSIYLFVYTLLTRKSITLKKHWIHLVPSVLYFLSQIQYYLQPISIKVNAYLGAYYDDIEKVIIPKDTDYSYLWIKDEFRWLILASFVFYIILSMRLILINRTKKKILSAENTRINKFDFSKNTSLGLLAFFLLIFIVYINFEDDGGDHFIFIFNTIIVGITCVILLSESRFFENSWIADKYETSKFKSQEISINDIKQFVEKNNFYLLSSASLKSLAEELNSSSNYISQVINTYTDLNFNDFINQYRIEASKSRLIDSEYSHLTIEAIGNSVGFKSKSAFYNAFKKHVAISPKAFVTLQKTD